The Pseudomonas sp. FeN3W region GAGTGACCATTTCCCGCTTCAACTTGATCTGCGTTGTCAATTCCGTTAACGAAAACAGGTGTCGTTCTGCTTACCTTTGATCCATCTCCAAGCTGACCTACAGAGTTATTTCCCCAACACTTAACACTTCCAGAATTTAACGTAACGCACGCATGACTTGAACCAAGCGTTAGCTGCTTAGCGTCTTGTAAATTATTTACCACTACCGGATAAGCGCTATTCTCCGTTGTGCCATTGCCTAACTGCCCATTTTCGTTGCTCCCCCAGCAAACTACCCCTCCCGACAACAAAAGAGCACACGACTGAGAACCTCTAGCAGCTATCTGTGCCACACCACTTAAATTAGCCACAATTGTTGGGGCTCCTCTATACAAAAAGGAGCCGTCACCGAGCTGACCTTGATCATTCCTACCCCAGCACACAACTTGATTTTTAGTAGTAATCGCGCAGGTATGATGGGATCCTGCTTCGATATTAATGGCCCCAAATACAACACCACCGACATTCAGGGTATAGATTCGCTGACCCTCACCTTTTTCATAAGTTGCCAACACTTCAAAAGACGTTTTCTCTTCTTCTGTCGGAACACCTTCTAATATTCCATTGTTCGTAAACAAGAGGCCTGCTGGTAAAGTGTTTTTAACAGTCCATGTAAGGGTGGGGGGTTGATTGGAACCCGACCACACAGCCAATTTAGAAAAGTCGTAGTAGTAAGAATTACCTACCGCTGCATCAGGTAATTTACGGTCTTCTAGTGAAAGCGATCCTTCATCTGTAGGATTTTCTAGCATTGCAGCAGAAATGATAGGCGCATGTAAGCGTATTACATTCATTGAATATGAATAATGGCTACAAGATGCAAGCATGACAAACAAAAAAAATTTAAACATCCTGACACAACCTAAATGATATTTAAATGAGTTTACCATAGATCAAACTCGACGGTCTTATGGGGATTTGGTTTTATTAAATTTAATTAAATTAAATTATGTTAGATCTTGCGCCCACGGCTCCCGCGTGCAAGGTTGATCTCAATCTTTGACGCGATAGCTGACATCAGATCGATACCAAGCCGCTCGGCTATTTCAAAAGACTTCGCCACCAACCTGACCAGGTAATCTCCAAGTAGCTCATAGTCATCTTTTCGACTA contains the following coding sequences:
- a CDS encoding putative Ig domain-containing protein, whose amino-acid sequence is MFKFFLFVMLASCSHYSYSMNVIRLHAPIISAAMLENPTDEGSLSLEDRKLPDAAVGNSYYYDFSKLAVWSGSNQPPTLTWTVKNTLPAGLLFTNNGILEGVPTEEEKTSFEVLATYEKGEGQRIYTLNVGGVVFGAINIEAGSHHTCAITTKNQVVCWGRNDQGQLGDGSFLYRGAPTIVANLSGVAQIAARGSQSCALLLSGGVVCWGSNENGQLGNGTTENSAYPVVVNNLQDAKQLTLGSSHACVTLNSGSVKCWGNNSVGQLGDGSKVSRTTPVFVNGIDNADQVEAGNGHSCAKTNTGYVKCWGYNLQGQLGDGTSVGKLLPVNVLEVKEVEQIAAGYNHSCALLKYGSVSCWGEGRYGQIGNGNKNNASAPSIAQISSKAVRLVAGDHHTCASIGSFIECWGRNNYGQLGDDTQRDKAVPVKVAVIDETIDIAAGGSHSCAILINKKMMCWGYNWYKQLGDGSNTNKLSPVLVVQ